GTTTCGCGATCACGGCCGGATAGGTCGTGAACAGCACCGGCTCCGGTGGGATACCGATCACCGGGCGGAGGTACCCGGGGGCCGGGCTGATGCCGAGGGCGATGGTCCGGGCGATGATGCCCCGGGTGACGACCTGCGAGGCGACCCCGGTCATCGACAGGTCGACGGCAGCGGTCGGCGCGTAGACGGTGCCGTTGATCACCAGGCGGCTGCGCTCGGTGGCCGTGTCGGCGTCGTCGGTCGACGTCAGCACCGCGCACCGGCCGCCCTCGGTGAGGCAGCCGGACAGGGCCCTGATGGACGGCGCTCGGAACACGATGTCCAGCTCGACGCCGTCGAGCCGGTCGACGGCGTCGGTACGGCCCGCGCCCAGCCTCGCCGTGTAGTCGACGGCGAGCTCGGACACCTGGGCGCCCTGCGTGACCCCGCAGGCGCCGAGGTCGACCACGTCGAGACCGAGGGCGCCTTCACGGGCGGTCAGGGCGTGGGTCGCGTCGCAGGCGGTACCGGTGCCGGAGACGGTCAGCGCGACCGTGGGCGGCGCCGTCGGCGAGGGCGGCGCCGCGGTGGTGTCGTCGTCCTGGTGGGCAACGCGCAGGACCACCTTGTCGATCACCGAGCCCGCCGGCAGGGGCGGCATCGCGAACGCGCCGAGCCGGATCGACGCCGACGGGGTGGCCGTGGCCAGCGTCGCGGTCGAGGTGGTGGTGTCGATCGCCTGCGCGTGCCTCGGGTCGGGGAACGCCGCGGCGGTGGGCGTCGCGGTGCTGATCGCGCGGGTGGGCCGTACCGAGACCGGGGGCCGGTGGGCCAGGTCCAGGGTGACCCCGTCGAGCTGGGCGGTGGCGGCGGCGCTGCCGGCGCCGAGGGCGGCGGTGTAGGTCACGGCCAGGCCGACCAGTTGGGAGGGGTCGGTCAGTCCGCAGGCGGCGACCAGGTCCAGGGTGTCGGTGGCCAGGGCGCCCTGGTGCACGGCGAGCTTCTGCGAGGCGGTGCAGGAGCGGGGGAGGCCGGGCCCGGTCAGGGTGACCGCGGCCGTCGGCGGCGGTCCTCCGGCCGCCCCGGGATCGTCGCGGTGGGCGATGTGCAGCAGGGCCCCGTCCAGGACCGAGCCGGGTGCCACCGCAGGGGTGTCGTAACCGCCCAGGTCGATGGTGGCGGTCGGCGCGGCGGCCGAGAGCGCGGCACGGGCGGTGCGGGCGCCGTCGATCGCCTGGGCATCGGCCGCGGGGACGAACGCCGTCGACTCCGCGCGCGTCGCCGGCCGGGGCGGCGGCGGGTCGTAGACGATGTCGAGCGCCATGCCGTCCAGGGAATGGGTGCCCGCGGCGCCGCCCGCGTCCAGTCCCGCGGTGTAGGTCGCGGTCAGTCCGGTCAGCTGGGCGGCGTCGGTGATGCCGCACGCCTTCAGGTCGACGCGGTCGTCGCCCGGCCCGGCCCGCGCGGTGAGCGGCAGGCCGGTACAACGGCCGCCGCCGCCCGCGGGGGTGACGTCGATTCCGGGCGCCGCCGCGTCGCCGGTCTCCTGATGGGCCACCCGCAGCACGGCGGAGCGGATCGTCGACCCCGGCGGCAGGGGCGGCCGGCCGAACCCGGCCAGGGTGATCGACGCGGACGGCGCCGCCGCGGTCAGAGCGGCGCCGGCCACCGACGGTGCCGGCTGTTCGCCGATCTCCAGGGCGTTGCGGGGATCGGTGCCGGCAGCGGTGAACCCGGTCGATGCGGTCACGGCGGTCGGCTTGAACGTGGTCGGCGTGCGGTAGGCGACCTCCAGCCAGATGCCGTCCAGGCGTTCCGTGGCGGTGGCGCCGTCGGGGTCCAGCGTCGCGGCGTAGGTCACGGTCAGGCCCGTGAGCCGGCCCGGGTCGGTGAGCCCGCACGCGCCCAGCAGGTCGATCGGGGGATCCGTGGCGAGCGCCGTGTTCCGGGGCAGGTCGTCGGTGCGGCAGGTGTCCCCGCCGACGGCGGTGGTGACCTTCACCGCGCCCGGGGCGGTCAGATCGCCGGCGTCCTCGTGCCTGACGCGCAGCGTCGCGCCGCTGATGACCGAGCCGGGCGGCACGCGCGGGGTGAAGCCGGCGAACTGCATCGAGGCCGACCGGCGCTTCGCCGGGTCGAGGACGGCGTCGGCCGTACAGCTCGCGGTGCCCGTGGGCTGTGCACACCCGGGCAGCGTCGGCCGTTCGCCACCGGTCAGGGCGTGGCCGGGGTCGGCGAAGCCGGTGTTGGCGGCCACCGCTGTCGGCTTCAGCGCGTGGGACGGCTTCGGCGGTTGGACCCCGTACACCGCGACCTGCTGGGCGCCCGGGGTCACCGGGGCGCACAGTTCCACGTGTCCGCGGTCGACCTGCAGCCGGCTGCCGCCGCCCATCATCACCTCGACGCCTTCGCGCCGCGTCGTGTCGCAGCCGCCCGGGACGGGGACGGTCGGGCGGGTGGGGGCCCCGGGATCCCAGCCCGCCCGCGTGCCGCCGACCACGCTGACGGTGGGGTCGTCGACCGTCCAGGCCGCGGCGCCGCCGGTGAAGGTGAAGTCGAGGTAGTACAGGCCCGGTTGCAGCCAAACGACGACGTCGGGGCAAGCGCCGCCGGTGAGGCGGGTGAGGGCTCGGGCGTCGTCGTAGTAGCCGGGCTGCAACCGCACCAGCCAGGAACCGGGACCGGGGCACGCGGGCACCGTCTGCCGGACCGGGACGGCCGTGGCGGGCGGGGTGTAGTCCGGGTCCGCGCCCGCGACCTCGTCGGCGGGAGCCGGCGGGGTGTCGTTGGCGCAGCCGTGCGCGTACGGCTGCGCGGTCGGGGGCAACGGGGTCTGCGACACGGCACCGGAGCAGTCGCCGACGGCGGACACGTCGCCCGAGACCGCCATCGAGGCGCCGGCGCCGGAGGTGATGTTCGCGTGGGAGAAGACGCTGCCCTGCACGCGCAGGCCGGGCGCGGTCACGTTGATCCCGTCCTGCGCCCCCCGGCCCAGGCTGCGCAGCGCGTCCTGCGGTTGGGTCGCGCGCGTGGCCGCGGCGGAGGCGTTGAGAGGGTCGCAGTGGACGATCATCCGCTGGCCGTTGATGGGCGGGGCGGTGTAGTCGGCGCACGGGTTGCCCTGCGAGAAGTTCTTGATCGCGAGCTGTGTGGCACCGTCCGCGCCGTAGTTCCGCTTTCCTTGGGCGACGTACGCGCTCGCGGCCTTCAGCCCCGTGCCGGCGAAGGCCAGGACCGACACGGTGATCACGCTGAAGACGGTGATGAAGGCCAGCGCGAGGATCAGTGACGCGCCCTGCTCGTCGTGGCGCGGGCGGCGCGGAACGGGACGGCCGGTCATGACGCGCTCGATCGCCGGACGGCCGTGAGGTCCGTCCGGGGCGCGCCGGGTTCGCTCTGCACGGTCAGCGTTACCTCCATGGGCGAGGTGCACGAGGTCTCGGCACCGCAGCTCAGAACCACCGGACGGGTCGACGGGGCGTTGCCGAACCGGCCCAGCGTCGTGGTGACGACGCCCGTGTCGGTGCACTTCACCCGGCTGAGGGCGCCGGTCGGCCGGTCGTAGGTGTAGACCACGTCGGTGCCGGGCCGGCTCAGGTGGACGATCACGTCGGCGACGCCGCACGCCGGCTCGGTCGTGACGGTGTCCGCGCTGTGCACGTCGCCGTAGAAGTAGCGGCCCAGCGTCCCCACCGCGCCGGTGGCGGCCACCCGCTTCCCGGTGCCCGCGGTGAACCGCAGTCCGAGGATGATCGCCGTGGGCAGCAGTGCCCCGATGATGCCCATGACGACGATCGTGACCATCAACTCGGTCAGGGTGAACCCCGACTCCGCTCGGCCGTCCGGCCGTTGCGTCGTCATGACAGCATCGCCTCCCGCTTGACCACTTCGAGCGTCACGTC
Above is a window of Streptomyces subrutilus DNA encoding:
- a CDS encoding type II secretion system protein, whose product is MTTQRPDGRAESGFTLTELMVTIVVMGIIGALLPTAIILGLRFTAGTGKRVAATGAVGTLGRYFYGDVHSADTVTTEPACGVADVIVHLSRPGTDVVYTYDRPTGALSRVKCTDTGVVTTTLGRFGNAPSTRPVVLSCGAETSCTSPMEVTLTVQSEPGAPRTDLTAVRRSSAS